One genomic region from Cardiocondyla obscurior isolate alpha-2009 linkage group LG01, Cobs3.1, whole genome shotgun sequence encodes:
- the Orp8 gene encoding oxysterol-binding protein-related protein 8 isoform X1, which produces MSSQPIVVPGGEHQRLQPETHSVPVGSSADTFKTMTPPNVSRSLSQPADRQPRRGSIQAQSTPLPKLPSTESLSTSINITTGASPISPGISGMGEGSQKMDNLSEKSLESCKLTRKESYKAQRKNYRMEKKRVANELLSSFKDPTVIVMSDWLKVRGTLKGWTKLWCILKPGLLLLYKSPKTKSNHWVGTVLLNTCQVIERPSKKDGFCFKLFHPLEQSIWAPRGPEKEAIGAVVQPLPTSYLIFRAPSQAAGKCWLDALELSLRCSSLIVRSTSALPRPLPHDATTTHETQWSEADYEKHFDDHVYLSRYAPRTPTTPQRRLLSCPQPLSPTINRDFRSLCPSPTPMFQHLCHAVTYWEKLLLDRSPTPGTDQENITPSVSNEDPDNQLSGSSCFTSASHPLISPARRMTVSSVYALEYDTRQVVTLDPVYTLHTDLDDISQPENGVVADAEISASDSESEASAKEDQSSEPITETPYVSNENEVLGTAGEVVTELQEEQKSLIWFLMKQVRPGMDLSKVVLPTFILESRSFLEKLADSYYHADLLSQAVLEDDAFTRMKAVVKWYLSGFYKKPQGLKKPYNPLLGETFRCYWQHPNGSRTFYLAEQLSHHPPISGFYVTNRQDGFTISATIIAKSKFYGNSTSAVLDGIAVLTMLPRGEDYTMTIPYAHCKGILMGTLSMELGGKVNIICEKTGYHTELEFKLKPFLGGSEFMNQVVGRIRLGKETLATISGYWDGLISITDKRTGQESIFFNPTPEVRKKRLKKYTVPLEYQGPWESEKLWYAVTQAINKDDQIAATDAKTRLEEAQRERAKERKSLGQEWIPKYFVQDIITGNWVYRHADVRPWDPRNDVIQYEENYIVRTKTRHKTPIMRTGSIVSTDPQSQIPLLQAESRSSLSVLKSSKRQLSNNMPLADPTHDSGSSSAEAHTDSSQSLGKRKRSTARLIDIMKGIDHQMIEHTEKLNRIQQIVEQVVKKQRESGEQHHNINMFKNFVDTILIIIIVFSVQYFVNIWNNDPTKDPTKG; this is translated from the exons ATGAGTTCGCAGCCGATCGTGGTGCCCGGCGGTGAGCATCAGCGCCTGCAGCCGGAGACCCATTCCGTGCCGGTTGGCAGCTCGGCGGACACCTTTAAGACCATGACACCACCGAACGTCAGCCGATCCCTGAGCC AGCCAGCGGATCGACAACCTCGAAGAGGCAGCATTCAAGCACAGTCTACACCATTACCTAAACTTCCATCAACTGAGTCCCTTTCGACAAGCATTAATATTACCACCGGTGCATCGCCGATCTCACCAG GGATCTCGGGAATGGGCGAAGGTAGTCAGAAAATGGATAATTTATCAGAAAAG tCGTTAGAATCCTGCAAATTAACACGAAAAGAATCCTATAAGGCTCAAAGGAAGAATTATCgaatggaaaagaaaagggtGGCCAACGAACTATTAAGTTCTTTCAAAGATCCGACTGTTATTGTTATGAGTGATTGGTTAAAGGTTCGTGGCACGTTAAAAGGTTGGACCAAGTTATGGTGTATTTTAAAGCCTGGATTACTGCTGCTGTATAAAAGTCCAAAAACAAAA AGCAACCACTGGGTAGGAACGGTATTACTCAATACGTGTCAAGTCATAGAACGTCCGAGTAAGAAGGATggattttgttttaaattatttcatccTTTGGAACAATCTATATGGGCCCCTCGAGGACCAGAGAAAGAAGCTATTG gTGCTGTTGTACAACCTTTGCCAACATCTTACTTAATTTTTCGCGCACCGTCCCAAGCGGCAGGCAAATGTTGGTTGGACGCACTAGAATTGTCGTTACGCTGTTCTTCGTTAATAGTGCGCTCGACAAGCGCATTACCGCGTCCTTTGCCACACGATGCAACCACCACTCATGAGACTCAATGGAGCGAGGCTGACTATGAAAAGCACTTTGATGATCATG TATATTTAAGTCGCTACGCTCCAAGAACACCTACGACACCTCAAAGGCGCTTACTCTCGTGTCCGCAACCACTCTCGCCTACTATCAATCGCGATTTTAGAAGCCTTTGTCCCTCACCAACTCCAATGTTTCAACATCTTTGCCATGCAGTTACATATTGGGAAAAGCTCTTACTTGACCGATCTCCCACACCTGGCACAGACCAAGAAAACATTACGCCTTCAGTTTCTAATGAAGACCCAGATAATCAACTATCTGGATCTTCATGTTTCACGTCTGCATCCCACCCATTAATTTCCCCAGCACGTCGCATGACCGTCTCTTCCGTATATGCTTTAGAATATGATACCCGACAAGTAGTAACGCTAGATCCTGTATACACCTTGCATACAGACCTGGACGACATTAGTCAGCCGGAAAATGGAGTAGTAGCTGATGCTGAAATCAGTGCATCAGATAGCGAGTCCGAGGCATCGGCCAAGGAAGATCAATCATCAGAACCAATCACTGAAACGCCATATGTATCTAATGAAAACGAAGTTCTTGGAACG gcCGGCGAAGTTGTTACGGAATTGCAAGAAGAGCAAAAATCTTTGATATGGTTTTTAATGAAACAAGTTCGTCCTGGCATGGATTTATCTAAAGTTGTATTGCCAACTTTCATTCTGGAATCACGTTCATTTCTGGAAAAATTAGCCGATTCGTATTATCACGCCGATTTATTGTCTCA agcAGTGTTGGAGGATGATGCATTTACACGTATGAAAGCAGTAGTAAAATGGTACTTATCGGGATTTTACAAAAAACCACAAGGTTTAAAAAAGCCTTACAATCCACTTTTGGGCGAAACATTCCGTTGTTATTGGCAACATCCTAATGGTTCAAGGACATTCTATTTAGCTGAACAA tTATCGCATCATCCGCCTATCTCAGGATTTTATGTGACAAATCGCCAAGATGGATTTACTATTAGCGCTACGATTAttgcaaaatctaaattttatg gAAATTCTACCTCTGCAGTTTTGGATGGTATTGCCGTATTAACAATGCTACCAAGAGGTGAAGATTATACAATGACGATTCCTTATGCACATTGCAAAGGTATTCTTATGGGAACATTGTCTATGGAACTCGGTGGAAAAGTAAACATAATATGCGAGAAAACCGGCTATCACACCGAATTGGAATTTAAACTTAAG CCATTTCTTGGTGGTTCGGAATTCATGAATCAAGTTGTGGGACGAATACGTTTAGGAAAGGAAACTTTGGCTACTATTTCTGGATATTGGGATGGCTTGATTTCAATAACGGACAAGCGGACAGGA caaGAGAGTATTTTCTTCAATCCAACTCCAGAAGTACGCAAAAAAAGGTTGAAGAAGTATACTGTTCCTTTAGAATATCAAGGACCATGGGAAAGTGAAAAATTGTGGTACGCTGTTACACAAGCCATTAATAAGGATGATCAAATTGCTGCTACTGACGCCAAAACTCGTCTCGAAGAAGCACAAAGAGAACGAGCTAAAGAGCGAAAGAGTCTAGGACAAGAATGGATTCCAAAATATTTCGTTCAA GATATTATAACTGGAAACTGGGTTTATCGACATGCCGACGTAAGACCATGGGATCCAAGAAACGACGTAATACAGtatgaagaaaattatatagtaCGCACAAAGACCAGACATAAAACACCTATTATGCGTACTGGTAGTATTGTTTCTACTGATCCACAATCACAG aTTCCATTATTACAAGCTGAATCACGTTCCTCCTTATCAGTGCTCAAATCTTCTAAGAGACAACTTTCAAATAATATGCCTTTGGCAGATCCAACTCATGATTCTGGAAGCTCATCTGCAGAAGCACATACTGATTCTAGTCAATCcttaggaaaaagaaaacgttcaACTGCTAG GTTAATTGACATAATGAAAGGAATAGATCATCAAATGATAGAACATACTGAAAAATTGAATCGTATACAACAGATCGTAGAACAAGTTGTGAAAAAGCAAAGAGAATCTGGTGAACAAcatcataatattaatatgtttaaaaactTCGTGGATACCATActtattatcattatcgttTTTTCCGTgcaatattttgtaaatatatggAATAATGATCCTACTAAGGACCCTACTAAAGGTTAA
- the Orp8 gene encoding oxysterol-binding protein-related protein 8 isoform X3, with product MSSQPIVVPGGEHQRLQPETHSVPVGSSADTFKTMTPPNVSRSLSQPADRQPRRGSIQAQSTPLPKLPSTESLSTSINITTGASPISPGISGMGEGSQKMDNLSEKSLESCKLTRKESYKAQRKNYRMEKKRVANELLSSFKDPTVIVMSDWLKVRGTLKGWTKLWCILKPGLLLLYKSPKTKSNHWVGTVLLNTCQVIERPSKKDGFCFKLFHPLEQSIWAPRGPEKEAIGAVVQPLPTSYLIFRAPSQAAGKCWLDALELSLRCSSLIVRSTSALPRPLPHDATTTHETQWSEADYEKHFDDHEYDTRQVVTLDPVYTLHTDLDDISQPENGVVADAEISASDSESEASAKEDQSSEPITETPYVSNENEVLGTAGEVVTELQEEQKSLIWFLMKQVRPGMDLSKVVLPTFILESRSFLEKLADSYYHADLLSQAVLEDDAFTRMKAVVKWYLSGFYKKPQGLKKPYNPLLGETFRCYWQHPNGSRTFYLAEQLSHHPPISGFYVTNRQDGFTISATIIAKSKFYGNSTSAVLDGIAVLTMLPRGEDYTMTIPYAHCKGILMGTLSMELGGKVNIICEKTGYHTELEFKLKPFLGGSEFMNQVVGRIRLGKETLATISGYWDGLISITDKRTGQESIFFNPTPEVRKKRLKKYTVPLEYQGPWESEKLWYAVTQAINKDDQIAATDAKTRLEEAQRERAKERKSLGQEWIPKYFVQDIITGNWVYRHADVRPWDPRNDVIQYEENYIVRTKTRHKTPIMRTGSIVSTDPQSQIPLLQAESRSSLSVLKSSKRQLSNNMPLADPTHDSGSSSAEAHTDSSQSLGKRKRSTARLIDIMKGIDHQMIEHTEKLNRIQQIVEQVVKKQRESGEQHHNINMFKNFVDTILIIIIVFSVQYFVNIWNNDPTKDPTKG from the exons ATGAGTTCGCAGCCGATCGTGGTGCCCGGCGGTGAGCATCAGCGCCTGCAGCCGGAGACCCATTCCGTGCCGGTTGGCAGCTCGGCGGACACCTTTAAGACCATGACACCACCGAACGTCAGCCGATCCCTGAGCC AGCCAGCGGATCGACAACCTCGAAGAGGCAGCATTCAAGCACAGTCTACACCATTACCTAAACTTCCATCAACTGAGTCCCTTTCGACAAGCATTAATATTACCACCGGTGCATCGCCGATCTCACCAG GGATCTCGGGAATGGGCGAAGGTAGTCAGAAAATGGATAATTTATCAGAAAAG tCGTTAGAATCCTGCAAATTAACACGAAAAGAATCCTATAAGGCTCAAAGGAAGAATTATCgaatggaaaagaaaagggtGGCCAACGAACTATTAAGTTCTTTCAAAGATCCGACTGTTATTGTTATGAGTGATTGGTTAAAGGTTCGTGGCACGTTAAAAGGTTGGACCAAGTTATGGTGTATTTTAAAGCCTGGATTACTGCTGCTGTATAAAAGTCCAAAAACAAAA AGCAACCACTGGGTAGGAACGGTATTACTCAATACGTGTCAAGTCATAGAACGTCCGAGTAAGAAGGATggattttgttttaaattatttcatccTTTGGAACAATCTATATGGGCCCCTCGAGGACCAGAGAAAGAAGCTATTG gTGCTGTTGTACAACCTTTGCCAACATCTTACTTAATTTTTCGCGCACCGTCCCAAGCGGCAGGCAAATGTTGGTTGGACGCACTAGAATTGTCGTTACGCTGTTCTTCGTTAATAGTGCGCTCGACAAGCGCATTACCGCGTCCTTTGCCACACGATGCAACCACCACTCATGAGACTCAATGGAGCGAGGCTGACTATGAAAAGCACTTTGATGATCATG AATATGATACCCGACAAGTAGTAACGCTAGATCCTGTATACACCTTGCATACAGACCTGGACGACATTAGTCAGCCGGAAAATGGAGTAGTAGCTGATGCTGAAATCAGTGCATCAGATAGCGAGTCCGAGGCATCGGCCAAGGAAGATCAATCATCAGAACCAATCACTGAAACGCCATATGTATCTAATGAAAACGAAGTTCTTGGAACG gcCGGCGAAGTTGTTACGGAATTGCAAGAAGAGCAAAAATCTTTGATATGGTTTTTAATGAAACAAGTTCGTCCTGGCATGGATTTATCTAAAGTTGTATTGCCAACTTTCATTCTGGAATCACGTTCATTTCTGGAAAAATTAGCCGATTCGTATTATCACGCCGATTTATTGTCTCA agcAGTGTTGGAGGATGATGCATTTACACGTATGAAAGCAGTAGTAAAATGGTACTTATCGGGATTTTACAAAAAACCACAAGGTTTAAAAAAGCCTTACAATCCACTTTTGGGCGAAACATTCCGTTGTTATTGGCAACATCCTAATGGTTCAAGGACATTCTATTTAGCTGAACAA tTATCGCATCATCCGCCTATCTCAGGATTTTATGTGACAAATCGCCAAGATGGATTTACTATTAGCGCTACGATTAttgcaaaatctaaattttatg gAAATTCTACCTCTGCAGTTTTGGATGGTATTGCCGTATTAACAATGCTACCAAGAGGTGAAGATTATACAATGACGATTCCTTATGCACATTGCAAAGGTATTCTTATGGGAACATTGTCTATGGAACTCGGTGGAAAAGTAAACATAATATGCGAGAAAACCGGCTATCACACCGAATTGGAATTTAAACTTAAG CCATTTCTTGGTGGTTCGGAATTCATGAATCAAGTTGTGGGACGAATACGTTTAGGAAAGGAAACTTTGGCTACTATTTCTGGATATTGGGATGGCTTGATTTCAATAACGGACAAGCGGACAGGA caaGAGAGTATTTTCTTCAATCCAACTCCAGAAGTACGCAAAAAAAGGTTGAAGAAGTATACTGTTCCTTTAGAATATCAAGGACCATGGGAAAGTGAAAAATTGTGGTACGCTGTTACACAAGCCATTAATAAGGATGATCAAATTGCTGCTACTGACGCCAAAACTCGTCTCGAAGAAGCACAAAGAGAACGAGCTAAAGAGCGAAAGAGTCTAGGACAAGAATGGATTCCAAAATATTTCGTTCAA GATATTATAACTGGAAACTGGGTTTATCGACATGCCGACGTAAGACCATGGGATCCAAGAAACGACGTAATACAGtatgaagaaaattatatagtaCGCACAAAGACCAGACATAAAACACCTATTATGCGTACTGGTAGTATTGTTTCTACTGATCCACAATCACAG aTTCCATTATTACAAGCTGAATCACGTTCCTCCTTATCAGTGCTCAAATCTTCTAAGAGACAACTTTCAAATAATATGCCTTTGGCAGATCCAACTCATGATTCTGGAAGCTCATCTGCAGAAGCACATACTGATTCTAGTCAATCcttaggaaaaagaaaacgttcaACTGCTAG GTTAATTGACATAATGAAAGGAATAGATCATCAAATGATAGAACATACTGAAAAATTGAATCGTATACAACAGATCGTAGAACAAGTTGTGAAAAAGCAAAGAGAATCTGGTGAACAAcatcataatattaatatgtttaaaaactTCGTGGATACCATActtattatcattatcgttTTTTCCGTgcaatattttgtaaatatatggAATAATGATCCTACTAAGGACCCTACTAAAGGTTAA
- the Orp8 gene encoding oxysterol-binding protein-related protein 8 isoform X5: MSSQPIVVPGGEHQRLQPETHSVPVGSSADTFKTMTPPNVSRSLSQPADRQPRRGSIQAQSTPLPKLPSTESLSTSINITTGASPISPGISGMGEGSQKMDNLSEKSLESCKLTRKESYKAQRKNYRMEKKRVANELLSSFKDPTVIVMSDWLKVRGTLKGWTKLWCILKPGLLLLYKSPKTKSNHWVGTVLLNTCQVIERPSKKDGFCFKLFHPLEQSIWAPRGPEKEAIGAVVQPLPTSYLIFRAPSQAAGKCWLDALELSLRCSSLIVRSTSALPRPLPHDATTTHETQWSEADYEKHFDDHDLDDISQPENGVVADAEISASDSESEASAKEDQSSEPITETPYVSNENEVLGTAGEVVTELQEEQKSLIWFLMKQVRPGMDLSKVVLPTFILESRSFLEKLADSYYHADLLSQAVLEDDAFTRMKAVVKWYLSGFYKKPQGLKKPYNPLLGETFRCYWQHPNGSRTFYLAEQLSHHPPISGFYVTNRQDGFTISATIIAKSKFYGNSTSAVLDGIAVLTMLPRGEDYTMTIPYAHCKGILMGTLSMELGGKVNIICEKTGYHTELEFKLKPFLGGSEFMNQVVGRIRLGKETLATISGYWDGLISITDKRTGQESIFFNPTPEVRKKRLKKYTVPLEYQGPWESEKLWYAVTQAINKDDQIAATDAKTRLEEAQRERAKERKSLGQEWIPKYFVQDIITGNWVYRHADVRPWDPRNDVIQYEENYIVRTKTRHKTPIMRTGSIVSTDPQSQIPLLQAESRSSLSVLKSSKRQLSNNMPLADPTHDSGSSSAEAHTDSSQSLGKRKRSTARLIDIMKGIDHQMIEHTEKLNRIQQIVEQVVKKQRESGEQHHNINMFKNFVDTILIIIIVFSVQYFVNIWNNDPTKDPTKG, from the exons ATGAGTTCGCAGCCGATCGTGGTGCCCGGCGGTGAGCATCAGCGCCTGCAGCCGGAGACCCATTCCGTGCCGGTTGGCAGCTCGGCGGACACCTTTAAGACCATGACACCACCGAACGTCAGCCGATCCCTGAGCC AGCCAGCGGATCGACAACCTCGAAGAGGCAGCATTCAAGCACAGTCTACACCATTACCTAAACTTCCATCAACTGAGTCCCTTTCGACAAGCATTAATATTACCACCGGTGCATCGCCGATCTCACCAG GGATCTCGGGAATGGGCGAAGGTAGTCAGAAAATGGATAATTTATCAGAAAAG tCGTTAGAATCCTGCAAATTAACACGAAAAGAATCCTATAAGGCTCAAAGGAAGAATTATCgaatggaaaagaaaagggtGGCCAACGAACTATTAAGTTCTTTCAAAGATCCGACTGTTATTGTTATGAGTGATTGGTTAAAGGTTCGTGGCACGTTAAAAGGTTGGACCAAGTTATGGTGTATTTTAAAGCCTGGATTACTGCTGCTGTATAAAAGTCCAAAAACAAAA AGCAACCACTGGGTAGGAACGGTATTACTCAATACGTGTCAAGTCATAGAACGTCCGAGTAAGAAGGATggattttgttttaaattatttcatccTTTGGAACAATCTATATGGGCCCCTCGAGGACCAGAGAAAGAAGCTATTG gTGCTGTTGTACAACCTTTGCCAACATCTTACTTAATTTTTCGCGCACCGTCCCAAGCGGCAGGCAAATGTTGGTTGGACGCACTAGAATTGTCGTTACGCTGTTCTTCGTTAATAGTGCGCTCGACAAGCGCATTACCGCGTCCTTTGCCACACGATGCAACCACCACTCATGAGACTCAATGGAGCGAGGCTGACTATGAAAAGCACTTTGATGATCATG ACCTGGACGACATTAGTCAGCCGGAAAATGGAGTAGTAGCTGATGCTGAAATCAGTGCATCAGATAGCGAGTCCGAGGCATCGGCCAAGGAAGATCAATCATCAGAACCAATCACTGAAACGCCATATGTATCTAATGAAAACGAAGTTCTTGGAACG gcCGGCGAAGTTGTTACGGAATTGCAAGAAGAGCAAAAATCTTTGATATGGTTTTTAATGAAACAAGTTCGTCCTGGCATGGATTTATCTAAAGTTGTATTGCCAACTTTCATTCTGGAATCACGTTCATTTCTGGAAAAATTAGCCGATTCGTATTATCACGCCGATTTATTGTCTCA agcAGTGTTGGAGGATGATGCATTTACACGTATGAAAGCAGTAGTAAAATGGTACTTATCGGGATTTTACAAAAAACCACAAGGTTTAAAAAAGCCTTACAATCCACTTTTGGGCGAAACATTCCGTTGTTATTGGCAACATCCTAATGGTTCAAGGACATTCTATTTAGCTGAACAA tTATCGCATCATCCGCCTATCTCAGGATTTTATGTGACAAATCGCCAAGATGGATTTACTATTAGCGCTACGATTAttgcaaaatctaaattttatg gAAATTCTACCTCTGCAGTTTTGGATGGTATTGCCGTATTAACAATGCTACCAAGAGGTGAAGATTATACAATGACGATTCCTTATGCACATTGCAAAGGTATTCTTATGGGAACATTGTCTATGGAACTCGGTGGAAAAGTAAACATAATATGCGAGAAAACCGGCTATCACACCGAATTGGAATTTAAACTTAAG CCATTTCTTGGTGGTTCGGAATTCATGAATCAAGTTGTGGGACGAATACGTTTAGGAAAGGAAACTTTGGCTACTATTTCTGGATATTGGGATGGCTTGATTTCAATAACGGACAAGCGGACAGGA caaGAGAGTATTTTCTTCAATCCAACTCCAGAAGTACGCAAAAAAAGGTTGAAGAAGTATACTGTTCCTTTAGAATATCAAGGACCATGGGAAAGTGAAAAATTGTGGTACGCTGTTACACAAGCCATTAATAAGGATGATCAAATTGCTGCTACTGACGCCAAAACTCGTCTCGAAGAAGCACAAAGAGAACGAGCTAAAGAGCGAAAGAGTCTAGGACAAGAATGGATTCCAAAATATTTCGTTCAA GATATTATAACTGGAAACTGGGTTTATCGACATGCCGACGTAAGACCATGGGATCCAAGAAACGACGTAATACAGtatgaagaaaattatatagtaCGCACAAAGACCAGACATAAAACACCTATTATGCGTACTGGTAGTATTGTTTCTACTGATCCACAATCACAG aTTCCATTATTACAAGCTGAATCACGTTCCTCCTTATCAGTGCTCAAATCTTCTAAGAGACAACTTTCAAATAATATGCCTTTGGCAGATCCAACTCATGATTCTGGAAGCTCATCTGCAGAAGCACATACTGATTCTAGTCAATCcttaggaaaaagaaaacgttcaACTGCTAG GTTAATTGACATAATGAAAGGAATAGATCATCAAATGATAGAACATACTGAAAAATTGAATCGTATACAACAGATCGTAGAACAAGTTGTGAAAAAGCAAAGAGAATCTGGTGAACAAcatcataatattaatatgtttaaaaactTCGTGGATACCATActtattatcattatcgttTTTTCCGTgcaatattttgtaaatatatggAATAATGATCCTACTAAGGACCCTACTAAAGGTTAA